One window of the Gemella haemolysans ATCC 10379 genome contains the following:
- a CDS encoding response regulator transcription factor encodes MKILLIDDHKLIKIGIKVLLEDNEEFSVIDDCSSKKEFLEKITNDSYDLFICDISLSDGTGYDILKVIKEKKINTKVIILSMHEDKSYIKKAFKLGASGYVTKSTAHEEILLAIDKVMFKNDIYLNEKYATIFYELFKEDKEIELSEREKEVGRYIVEGYTLTDIGEKLFLSVKTVDTYKKRLMEKTNTKKRSELVEYLKSNLIL; translated from the coding sequence ATGAAAATATTATTAATTGATGATCATAAATTGATAAAAATAGGGATCAAAGTTCTTTTAGAAGATAACGAAGAATTTAGTGTTATAGATGATTGTTCAAGTAAAAAAGAGTTTCTAGAAAAGATAACCAATGATTCTTATGACTTATTTATATGCGATATATCATTATCTGATGGAACTGGTTATGATATACTTAAAGTAATAAAAGAGAAGAAAATAAATACAAAAGTAATTATTTTAAGTATGCATGAAGATAAATCTTATATAAAAAAAGCATTTAAATTAGGCGCTTCGGGTTATGTAACGAAGAGTACTGCTCATGAAGAAATACTCCTTGCTATAGATAAAGTTATGTTTAAAAATGATATATACCTAAATGAAAAATACGCTACGATTTTCTATGAATTATTTAAAGAAGATAAGGAAATAGAACTTAGCGAAAGAGAAAAAGAGGTAGGACGATATATTGTTGAGGGTTATACATTAACTGATATTGGAGAGAAATTGTTCTTAAGTGTTAAAACTGTAGATACGTATAAGAAACGTCTTATGGAAAAAACTAATACGAAGAAAAGAAGTGAACTAGTAGAATATCTAAAGTCAAACTTAATATTATAG
- a CDS encoding MFS transporter, with protein sequence MNNTKFYYLYSILSTTALSFFNPILYIYLLSKDFSFTEVGLYLSIFWLVSFMTELPCGAITDNIGAKNSILLSVIFRVVGLILLLSNSLILLYISAILSAIAESFQSGTLTSWFVNVNNKNNKEIDIDKVLSRSSLYSLFFSAVIGFISAKYVYVYYKSLSIILSMSIFIISFLFTYLFMQKLEQTQKISIENLKGSIVTVKNSLKETLYVKSSVFLMILFVIPSILDLGPSNQWQAVFEKLDADIIGYVWIGISVSGMFGSVIYEKLSNKLSKLRILYFFVIVNLGILLMFIFIQNVYAKFILFMLFIVFFTLMSIQVNVFMHKYLVKSDENRTTTVSIFYTLESIIVAILLSVNGVLTDKIGIENTWLAFMALVGVIILLFMFVKLKKRRIK encoded by the coding sequence ATGAATAATACCAAATTTTATTATTTGTATAGTATTTTATCTACAACAGCACTATCATTCTTTAATCCGATTTTATATATTTATCTGTTGTCAAAAGATTTTTCTTTTACTGAAGTTGGGTTATATTTATCGATTTTTTGGTTGGTTTCATTTATGACTGAGCTTCCATGTGGAGCAATCACCGATAATATCGGAGCAAAAAATAGTATTCTTCTAAGTGTGATTTTTAGGGTTGTTGGATTAATATTGTTGCTTAGCAATAGTTTAATATTGTTATATATATCTGCTATATTATCTGCCATTGCAGAGTCATTTCAATCGGGAACTTTAACAAGTTGGTTTGTTAATGTGAACAATAAAAATAATAAAGAAATAGATATAGATAAAGTTCTTTCTAGAAGTTCACTATATTCACTATTTTTCTCAGCGGTAATAGGATTTATAAGTGCAAAGTACGTGTATGTATATTATAAAAGTTTGTCGATAATATTGAGTATGTCAATTTTTATTATTTCGTTTTTATTTACATATTTATTTATGCAAAAATTAGAACAGACACAAAAAATATCTATTGAGAATTTAAAAGGTTCAATAGTTACGGTGAAAAATTCGTTAAAAGAAACACTTTATGTAAAAAGTAGTGTATTTCTTATGATACTGTTTGTTATTCCTTCTATTTTAGATCTTGGACCATCAAATCAGTGGCAAGCTGTATTTGAAAAGTTAGATGCAGATATTATCGGTTATGTTTGGATTGGTATATCAGTTAGTGGGATGTTCGGAAGTGTTATATATGAAAAATTATCAAATAAATTATCAAAGTTACGTATTTTATATTTCTTTGTAATTGTAAATCTTGGAATTCTATTAATGTTTATTTTTATTCAAAATGTATATGCTAAGTTTATACTATTTATGCTATTTATTGTATTTTTCACTTTAATGAGCATACAGGTTAATGTATTTATGCATAAATATTTGGTAAAAAGTGATGAGAATAGGACGACAACAGTTTCTATATTCTATACTCTTGAATCTATCATTGTAGCAATATTATTGTCTGTAAATGGAGTGCTAACTGATAAAATAGGAATAGAAAATACGTGGTTAGCATTTATGGCACTGGTAGGAGTAATAATTTTATTATTTATGTTTGTCAAACTGAAAAAGAGAAGAATTAAATAG
- a CDS encoding NAD(P)H-binding protein, producing the protein MKNTAVIIGATGAVGREIVNEILSGEYYNRVYILGRSSISKLPDDSRLEKIIIDFDNIDFDMDILENADVFASLGTTIKTAGSKENQRKIDVDYTVNFAKLCEGKVRSFNVVSAIGANSKSKNFYNSLKGELEDKLKEMNLRTLRIFQPSLLISKRDDNRFLEEIFMKVAPIFQFVLKGKIKKYSPIEASLLGKVLVRFATENKGKGTYTYNDF; encoded by the coding sequence ATGAAAAATACAGCAGTAATTATTGGGGCAACTGGAGCAGTAGGTAGAGAAATAGTAAATGAGATATTAAGTGGTGAATATTATAATAGAGTTTATATTTTAGGAAGAAGTTCTATCAGTAAATTACCTGATGATAGTAGGTTGGAAAAGATAATCATAGATTTTGACAATATAGATTTTGATATGGATATATTAGAAAATGCAGATGTTTTTGCTAGTCTTGGAACAACGATAAAAACTGCAGGTTCAAAAGAAAATCAGAGAAAGATTGACGTTGACTATACTGTGAATTTTGCTAAACTTTGTGAAGGGAAGGTAAGAAGCTTTAATGTTGTTTCAGCAATTGGTGCTAATAGTAAGTCGAAAAACTTCTATAATTCACTAAAAGGTGAACTAGAGGATAAACTAAAAGAGATGAATCTTAGAACGCTTAGAATTTTCCAACCATCACTTCTTATTAGTAAACGCGATGATAATAGGTTTTTAGAAGAAATATTTATGAAGGTAGCGCCGATTTTTCAATTTGTATTAAAAGGGAAGATTAAAAAATATAGTCCAATAGAGGCTAGTTTATTAGGAAAAGTATTAGTTCGCTTTGCAACTGAAAATAAAGGAAAAGGAACATATACTTATAATGATTTTTAA
- the pgtP gene encoding phosphoglycerate transporter protein PgtP, translating to MFSFLKASAPKPRIDSARTDAEYKRLRWQVFSGVFIGYAAYYLIRKNFSLAIPYLIDQYGYSKADLGKVSLALSLAYGFSKFIMGNVSDRSNPKYFITIGLVASAAVSLIFGLVPAVLSSLTLMIFLSALNGWFQGMGYPPGAKTMTNWFSASERGAWWSWWNVSHNLGGGLIGPLALVGLSVFGAWQSLFYLPATIAIILAIIMFYLMKDTPESEGLPPVDEWKGEKIVEKVESAHTLSAKDIFFKYIINNKFLWAIAVANVFVYFVRYGIIDWAPTYLKEVKHFSVDKQSWAYFLYEYAGIFGMLASGYLSDKVFKGHRAPPMLLFLTGVLVAVFIYWKNPPGNPLIDNICLVAIGFLIYGPVMMIGLQAADLVPRVATGTATGLTGLFGYLLGSASAGYVMGKLVDVFGWNGGFYALIISCVLAFVFISLTLFKKTSKQLEN from the coding sequence ATGTTCTCATTTCTAAAAGCTTCAGCACCTAAACCGAGAATCGACAGTGCTCGTACAGATGCTGAATATAAAAGACTTCGATGGCAAGTATTCTCAGGGGTATTCATTGGATACGCAGCGTACTATCTAATCAGAAAAAACTTCTCACTTGCTATCCCTTATTTAATCGACCAATACGGTTACTCTAAAGCTGACTTAGGGAAAGTTTCACTTGCTCTATCATTAGCTTATGGTTTCAGTAAATTCATCATGGGTAACGTATCAGACAGAAGTAATCCTAAGTACTTTATTACTATTGGTTTAGTTGCTTCTGCTGCAGTCAGCTTAATTTTTGGTCTTGTTCCTGCAGTACTATCTTCATTAACATTAATGATTTTCTTATCAGCACTTAACGGATGGTTTCAAGGTATGGGTTACCCACCTGGTGCTAAAACAATGACTAACTGGTTCTCAGCTTCTGAGCGTGGTGCTTGGTGGAGTTGGTGGAACGTTTCTCACAACCTTGGTGGTGGATTAATCGGACCTCTTGCACTTGTAGGACTTTCTGTTTTTGGTGCTTGGCAATCATTATTCTACTTACCAGCAACTATTGCTATTATTTTAGCAATTATCATGTTCTACCTAATGAAAGATACTCCAGAATCTGAAGGTTTACCACCTGTAGATGAATGGAAAGGTGAAAAAATTGTAGAAAAAGTTGAATCTGCTCACACATTATCAGCAAAAGATATCTTCTTTAAATACATTATTAACAACAAATTCCTATGGGCTATCGCAGTTGCTAACGTATTCGTATACTTCGTTCGTTACGGAATTATCGACTGGGCTCCAACATACTTAAAAGAAGTAAAACACTTCTCTGTTGACAAACAAAGCTGGGCTTACTTCTTATATGAATATGCTGGTATCTTCGGTATGTTAGCTAGTGGTTACTTAAGTGATAAAGTATTCAAAGGACACCGTGCTCCTCCAATGTTATTATTCTTAACTGGAGTACTTGTTGCAGTATTCATTTACTGGAAAAACCCTCCAGGTAACCCACTTATTGACAATATCTGTCTAGTAGCCATCGGATTCTTAATCTATGGACCTGTTATGATGATTGGTCTTCAAGCAGCAGACTTAGTTCCACGTGTTGCTACAGGTACAGCTACTGGTCTAACTGGACTATTCGGTTACCTACTTGGATCAGCGAGTGCTGGTTATGTAATGGGTAAACTTGTTGACGTGTTCGGATGGAACGGAGGTTTCTACGCACTAATCATTTCTTGTGTGTTAGCATTCGTATTCATCTCATTAACACTATTCAAGAAAACATCAAAACAATTAGAAAACTAA
- a CDS encoding histidine kinase translates to MAKLKIKNKIIIFFIVIYTIYLSVILAFTYVSNKDILESALKDRITQTYYQLSGNISENIKTENTYEIHQKIHSAALNNEVAYIIVFDNEKNILGKTLKEIPQKIATFNDEQLNNFKKYDSSRGEILEYISPIDDVNIGYIRVGFYTKNIYMKTYSQFLRILILNMSVFVMLLVIAYYVSKLIERPVQDLTSVTDEIIREGEYRTKIEKENYSRDFHVLVSSINKMVENNKKNKKLNNYLLNKIFRIQEEEKKMLSRELHDEVSQSLASLLFLISNLVDKESDRKKKDRLVLIRSEIENSLSNIRNIAVNLRPPSAELSLGEVISKYIEDYKNLYGIDIDFYTNYEGGKNNNFDITLYRIIQESLSNIKRHSGATEVQIKLYENTDYIILTIADNGIGLTKERVELAKKQGRLGIYGIQERIFDFSGEFKLLKNNKYSTILMCKFKIEMLKEEKIDENIIN, encoded by the coding sequence ATGGCAAAACTAAAGATAAAAAATAAAATTATTATATTCTTCATAGTAATTTATACTATATATTTAAGTGTGATTTTGGCTTTTACTTACGTCAGTAACAAAGATATACTAGAGAGTGCTTTAAAAGATAGAATAACCCAGACTTATTATCAACTTTCAGGAAATATTTCTGAAAATATAAAGACAGAAAATACTTATGAAATTCATCAAAAAATACATAGTGCAGCATTAAATAATGAAGTTGCATACATTATTGTATTTGATAATGAAAAAAATATCTTAGGAAAAACATTGAAAGAAATCCCTCAAAAAATTGCAACGTTTAATGATGAACAGTTAAATAACTTTAAGAAATATGATAGTTCAAGAGGGGAAATATTAGAGTATATATCTCCCATAGATGATGTTAATATCGGTTATATTAGAGTTGGATTTTACACGAAAAACATTTATATGAAAACATATAGTCAGTTTTTAAGAATTCTTATTTTAAATATGTCAGTATTTGTTATGCTATTAGTTATTGCATACTACGTTTCAAAATTAATAGAACGCCCAGTGCAAGATTTAACTTCTGTAACCGATGAAATAATTCGCGAAGGCGAATATAGGACAAAGATAGAAAAAGAGAATTATAGTCGTGATTTCCATGTCCTTGTCAGCTCTATAAATAAAATGGTTGAGAACAATAAAAAGAATAAAAAATTAAATAACTATCTATTAAATAAAATATTTAGAATTCAAGAGGAAGAGAAAAAGATGTTGTCGAGAGAACTTCATGATGAAGTTAGTCAATCTCTAGCAAGCCTTTTGTTTTTAATAAGTAATTTAGTAGATAAAGAAAGTGACCGAAAGAAAAAAGATCGCTTAGTATTAATTCGGTCTGAAATAGAAAATAGTTTAAGTAATATTAGAAATATAGCTGTTAATTTGAGACCACCTAGTGCTGAACTTAGCTTAGGAGAAGTAATTAGTAAATATATTGAAGATTACAAGAATTTGTACGGTATAGATATTGATTTTTATACAAACTATGAGGGTGGGAAAAATAATAATTTTGATATTACCCTTTATCGTATTATTCAAGAATCATTATCGAATATAAAACGCCATTCAGGAGCTACAGAAGTACAAATTAAATTATATGAAAATACAGATTATATAATTTTAACTATTGCGGATAATGGAATAGGATTAACTAAAGAACGAGTGGAACTAGCAAAGAAACAAGGACGATTAGGAATTTATGGTATACAAGAGAGAATTTTTGATTTTTCTGGTGAATTTAAACTATTGAAAAATAATAAATACTCTACTATACTGATGTGTAAATTTAAAATAGAAATGTTAAAAGAGGAGAAAATTGATGAAAATATTATTAATTGA
- a CDS encoding DNA alkylation repair protein, which translates to MKLLDLITDFEENRNELLAESMSKYMKDKFRFLGVRGTTRTEIYKKYFPDTRKTKIIDWDFVESCWNKEEREFQYVVVYYLKAMQKFLKREDISRLKYLIVTKSWWDTVDLLAKVIGSLVIRIEGYDQIMLEWSKDSNIWLKRVAILYQLSLKEKVDKQILERILVGNLGDSEFFINKAIGWALRDYSKYNPEWVREFIKKNKDNMANLSIREASKYI; encoded by the coding sequence ATGAAATTATTAGATTTAATAACTGACTTTGAAGAAAATCGTAATGAACTTTTAGCTGAATCAATGTCTAAATATATGAAGGATAAGTTTAGATTTTTAGGTGTACGTGGTACAACTAGAACGGAAATCTATAAAAAATATTTTCCAGATACAAGAAAGACTAAAATCATCGATTGGGACTTTGTTGAGAGTTGTTGGAATAAAGAAGAGAGAGAATTTCAATATGTAGTTGTTTATTATTTAAAGGCAATGCAGAAATTCTTAAAAAGAGAAGATATTTCAAGGTTAAAATATCTAATAGTGACAAAATCATGGTGGGATACAGTTGATTTACTTGCAAAGGTTATAGGTAGCTTGGTTATTCGTATCGAAGGTTATGATCAAATAATGCTTGAGTGGAGTAAGGACAGTAACATTTGGTTAAAACGAGTAGCTATTTTGTACCAATTGTCACTTAAAGAAAAAGTAGATAAACAAATTTTAGAAAGAATTTTAGTAGGCAACCTAGGTGATAGTGAATTTTTCATTAATAAAGCTATAGGGTGGGCACTTCGCGATTACTCTAAATATAATCCAGAGTGGGTAAGAGAATTTATTAAAAAGAATAAGGATAATATGGCTAATCTTAGCATAAGAGAAGCTAGCAAGTATATCTAG
- a CDS encoding class I SAM-dependent methyltransferase, translating to MKKEMGHKFLKNLGKTRLRPGGIKGTNFLFAHIEFKKGDRILEVACNRGVNLLALAKQYPKTTFIGIDVDKVAILEAQLEAMKNNLNNIEFIRADAFHLEFPENSFDYIINEAMLTMFSNKSKNKALSEYYRVLKPGGLLLTHDILLLNNYDKTKKQLSDAINVNVSPLSKEDWLSLFEEAEFKTVNYMHDKLTLLTASGLLADEGVINSLRIIKNGFKKDNRKQFIKMGTTFKKLEKDMNFICFVNKKVL from the coding sequence ATGAAGAAGGAAATGGGACACAAATTTTTAAAAAATTTAGGTAAAACTAGATTGAGACCTGGAGGAATCAAAGGTACCAATTTTTTATTTGCTCATATAGAATTTAAAAAAGGTGACAGGATTCTAGAAGTTGCTTGTAATAGGGGTGTAAATCTTCTTGCCTTAGCTAAACAATATCCAAAAACTACTTTTATTGGAATAGATGTGGATAAAGTAGCAATATTAGAAGCACAACTTGAGGCGATGAAAAATAATCTTAATAATATTGAATTTATTAGAGCTGATGCCTTCCATTTAGAATTTCCGGAAAATAGTTTTGATTATATTATTAATGAAGCGATGTTAACTATGTTTAGTAATAAAAGTAAGAATAAGGCACTAAGTGAGTATTATAGGGTATTGAAACCAGGTGGATTATTATTAACTCATGATATCTTATTGCTGAACAATTACGATAAAACAAAAAAACAATTATCTGATGCGATTAATGTAAATGTATCGCCATTATCTAAAGAGGACTGGTTATCGTTATTTGAAGAAGCAGAATTTAAAACGGTCAATTATATGCATGATAAACTGACACTACTTACAGCATCGGGACTATTGGCAGATGAAGGGGTAATAAATTCACTAAGAATAATCAAGAATGGTTTTAAAAAAGATAATAGAAAGCAATTTATTAAAATGGGAACAACTTTTAAAAAATTAGAAAAAGATATGAATTTTATTTGTTTTGTTAATAAAAAAGTTTTATAA
- a CDS encoding single-stranded DNA-binding protein: MLNQVILIGRLVKKPELKESDKKVNYIKATLAVQSDFKNKDGNYDTEFFEFTTFGKTAENTAKYCEKGSLLNIVGSLNNNVYTDKNGVKHYQMSVIANKVSFLSKGTKKEEKESEDVFVLGQ; this comes from the coding sequence ATGTTAAATCAAGTAATATTAATAGGAAGACTAGTTAAAAAGCCTGAACTAAAAGAAAGTGATAAGAAAGTAAACTATATTAAAGCAACATTAGCTGTTCAATCTGATTTTAAAAATAAGGATGGAAATTATGATACAGAATTTTTCGAGTTTACTACTTTTGGTAAAACTGCAGAAAATACCGCTAAATATTGCGAAAAGGGAAGTTTACTTAATATAGTAGGAAGTTTGAATAATAATGTATATACTGACAAGAATGGAGTAAAACACTATCAAATGTCTGTAATTGCTAATAAAGTTTCTTTTTTAAGCAAAGGAACGAAAAAAGAAGAAAAAGAGTCAGAAGACGTATTTGTCTTAGGTCAATAA
- a CDS encoding MarR family winged helix-turn-helix transcriptional regulator, whose protein sequence is MDVKDYIKLLHNLKILEIKVANIFEKRLEISLTRFQIIKYLYEVEVATPKQLAQSLEIDAAAITRHLKILEEGEYITKRRNEQNNREVFVELTQYSKNKVDQCVKETDIREFIGPEFTNDDFEQLVKLLNKFNNNLI, encoded by the coding sequence ATGGATGTTAAAGACTATATAAAATTATTACACAATTTGAAAATTTTAGAAATAAAAGTCGCGAATATTTTCGAAAAAAGATTAGAAATAAGTTTAACAAGATTTCAAATTATAAAATATTTATATGAAGTAGAGGTCGCTACACCTAAGCAACTAGCACAAAGCTTAGAAATAGATGCGGCTGCTATAACAAGACATTTAAAAATACTAGAAGAAGGAGAATATATAACAAAGCGTCGTAATGAGCAAAATAATAGAGAAGTATTTGTAGAACTTACACAATATTCCAAAAATAAAGTGGATCAGTGTGTTAAAGAAACTGACATTAGAGAATTTATTGGTCCAGAATTTACCAATGATGATTTTGAACAGTTGGTAAAATTGCTTAATAAATTCAATAATAATTTAATTTAA
- the phnD gene encoding phosphate/phosphite/phosphonate ABC transporter substrate-binding protein encodes MKRIVISFFVIFLSVLLFAVLPLVLKNKQEEYIDFSEVTETVDNSAKDDETLRIGLISVTGDNKSYILEKELANYIGEKLNKKVKLIQKKSYRDINVLLKNNKIDVAFLSTGAYSLYEDKESLELLARPNRGKAYYHPIVIAKKDSNLKNIEDLKKQSFAFVDTYSYSGYLVMNDYLKKNGVSANKFFSNSYFTHSHEESINQVTNGTVKAAIVDDWALQYIYNNFPDTALNIKIIKTFPEVATGPVVTHKNYEEKDKLKQILLSIDKDSAIKGTLSQLQIEKYEETKASDYPNLISED; translated from the coding sequence ATGAAAAGAATAGTTATAAGCTTTTTTGTAATATTCCTTTCCGTATTATTATTCGCTGTACTTCCTTTAGTTTTGAAGAATAAACAAGAAGAGTATATAGATTTTTCTGAAGTAACAGAAACAGTTGATAATAGTGCGAAGGATGATGAAACTTTAAGAATTGGATTAATTTCCGTAACTGGTGATAATAAGAGTTATATTTTAGAAAAAGAATTAGCTAATTATATCGGCGAGAAATTGAATAAGAAAGTAAAGTTAATACAGAAAAAAAGTTATAGAGATATAAATGTTTTGTTAAAAAATAATAAGATAGATGTTGCATTTTTATCGACAGGAGCATACTCATTGTATGAAGATAAGGAGTCTTTAGAACTTTTAGCAAGACCGAATAGGGGAAAAGCATACTATCATCCTATAGTTATAGCTAAAAAAGATTCTAATTTGAAAAACATAGAAGATTTGAAGAAGCAGAGCTTTGCATTTGTAGATACTTATAGTTATTCTGGATACTTAGTAATGAATGATTATTTAAAGAAAAATGGTGTGTCAGCAAATAAGTTTTTCAGTAATAGTTATTTTACTCACAGTCATGAAGAATCAATAAATCAAGTAACTAATGGAACTGTTAAAGCTGCTATTGTCGATGATTGGGCGTTACAGTATATTTATAATAATTTTCCAGATACTGCACTTAATATAAAAATAATAAAAACATTTCCAGAGGTTGCAACTGGGCCGGTAGTAACTCATAAAAACTATGAAGAAAAAGATAAGCTTAAACAGATTTTGCTATCTATTGATAAGGATAGTGCAATAAAAGGCACGCTATCACAGCTTCAAATTGAAAAATATGAAGAAACCAAAGCTAGTGATTATCCTAATTTAATAAGCGAGGATTAA
- a CDS encoding cupin domain-containing protein codes for MSVGIIFEEAGLLKKHDRFKLVKKVGKQGELIAKHNHPEALVVFTCVKGEVKVYLNDDEVHIVEPGEVLHFDGDNYINAEFLQDGEVFVTLIHK; via the coding sequence ATGAGTGTAGGAATAATTTTTGAAGAAGCGGGATTGTTAAAAAAACATGACAGATTTAAATTAGTAAAAAAAGTAGGGAAACAAGGTGAACTAATAGCGAAACATAACCATCCAGAAGCCTTGGTAGTATTTACTTGTGTTAAAGGAGAGGTTAAGGTGTACTTAAATGATGATGAAGTACATATTGTTGAACCAGGGGAAGTTCTTCATTTTGATGGAGATAATTATATTAATGCTGAATTTTTACAAGATGGAGAAGTATTTGTAACTTTAATTCATAAATAA
- a CDS encoding DUF2087 domain-containing protein: protein MEEIKVKYFKEGKLMTIPKKEKNKIPVLQLVLQMLKEKSLEFTEKELNEAIKDIYPDYSLIRRYLVDYKFLERDNYGKMYKIVGEKDE, encoded by the coding sequence ATGGAAGAAATCAAAGTGAAATATTTTAAAGAAGGAAAATTGATGACAATACCAAAAAAAGAGAAGAATAAGATCCCTGTTCTTCAGTTAGTTTTACAGATGTTAAAGGAAAAATCGTTAGAATTTACTGAAAAGGAATTGAATGAAGCAATAAAGGATATTTATCCAGATTATTCTCTAATTAGGAGATATCTTGTTGATTATAAGTTTTTAGAAAGAGATAATTATGGAAAAATGTATAAGATAGTAGGGGAAAAAGATGAATAA